Genomic segment of Kibdelosporangium phytohabitans:
GGCAGGCGCACGTCCACGATCGCCACATCGGGCTTGCTGGCCGTGACGCGGACCATGGCCTCGCCGACACTGCCCGCTTCGGCGACGACCTCGATGTCCTTCTCGCCGTCGAGCAGGTCGCGCAGCCCCCGGCGGACCACCTCGTGGTCATCGACGAGCAGCAACCGGACGGTCATGCCTAGAGCTTACGGAGCCGGACCCGGCACACGTTGTGATCCGGTCCTTTTCGCAGGACCAGGGTCGCGCGCGGGCGGGTGGGCAGGATGTTCTGCGTCAGGTTCGGCTCGTTGATCCCGGTCCACAGCTGCATCGCCTCGCGCCGAGCCTCGTCGTCGTCGAGCGCCGCGTAGTGGTGGAAGTGCGACTCCGGGTTGGCGAACGCGGTGTGCCGCAGGGTCAGGAACCGTTCGACGTACCACCGCGCCACGTCCTCGGTGTGCGCGTCGACGAAGATCGAGAAGTCGAACAGGTCGGCCACGGTCAGCCGCGGCCCTGGCTGCAGCACGTTCAGGCCTTCGACGATCAGGATGTCCGGGCGGCGGACCACCTGCTCCTCGCCGGGCACGATGTCGTAGAGCAGGTGCGAGTAGACCGGCGCGCGCACTTCCGGCGCGCCCGACTTGATCTCCGAGACGAACCGCAGCAGCGCCCTGCGGTCGTAGCTCTCCGGGAAACCCTTGCGGTGCATGATCCCCCGCCGCAGCAATTCCGCGCGCGGCCACAGGAACCCGTCCGTGGTGACCAGTTCGACCTTCGGGTGGTCCGGCCAGCGCGCCAGCAGCGCCCGCAGCACGCGTGCCGTGGTCGACTTGCCGACCGCCACACTGCCCGCGACACCGATGATGAACGGCACCTTCTGCGATTCGCCGAGGAAGGTCGCGGTCGCGTCGGACAGCCGTTGCCGGGCCTGCACCTGCAGGTTGATCAGCCGCGACAGCGGCAGGTACACCTCGGCGACCTCGCTGAGGTCGACCGGGTCGTTGAGGCCGCGCAGCCTGGTCAGATCGCCTGCGGACAGCGGCAGGGGAGTCGACTTCCGGAGCTCCTGCCACTGCTCCCGATGCAATTCCACATACGGGGTCAGGTCACGCACGCGCGCCATCGCGCCACTCCTCGCCGAAGCAGGGAAAACTCGTAGCTAACGGTAGGTGGTGACAGGCAAGCTCGCGCTGTGACGAACTACACGCCGCGTGTCATCGGGCCGCGTGACCGGACCCGGGGCGCGCGGTTGCTGACCGGAAGCTGGGGCTCGGCAACGGTTGGCGCCGGACACGCACACGCGCATGACGCCCGGGTTAGTCGCCTCACAAGGTGGCGACATTGTCGGGTTGCTCACGTACCGCGTCGAAAGCTCGACGCCTACCCCTGCGCGAACACCTCGTCCCACGCGGCCATGACCTGACGGGCGCACGTCTCGGGCGACACACCGCCCACTCCCGTGCCCAACCCGGGCACGGCGACAGTACGGATGACGTCACGGATGAGCACGCCCTCGTCGAGGTAGCCGTCCCGCCACAGCCAGAACACGCCCCGCGCGGCGAGGTAGGGATGGACGGTGTCCTCCGGCAGCGGCTCGCCGGGCTCACGCATGGTCGGCGCGCTGATCAACCACGAAGGCATCGGCACGCCCGTCGGCACGATCAACGCCTCGCCGACCGGCAGTTCGCCGCCGTGGAACGCCAGCACGGCACTGCGCACGGTCTGCTCGATGTTGGGGAACACTTGTGCGTAGACCGCGTCGATACCGCCACGCATCCAGCCGTACGAGTTCGCAGGGCTCACCACCGCCTGCGCCGGGACCTCGAGCACGGAACCGTGGTGCACGCGTATGCCGTGGCGCTGTCGCGCCGCCGCCTCCCACGCGAGCGCGAGCGGCTCCTCGACCGCGCACAGCACCAACTCAAGCGAATACGAACCCGACAGGCGTTCCGCACTTGCCTCCGATTCGGCGGTCACGCCTACCAGCATGTCAGGCCAGGGACAGCACGGGAACCGCCATCAAGTGCCCTATGGTTGTCCGGTGTCACGAATCGCCTACTTCGGCCCGCGCGGGACCTTCACCGAACAGGCCGCCCGCAGCTTCGGGGACGCCGAGTTCGTCGCGGTGGAGACAGTCCCGTCGGTACTCGCCGCGGTGCGCGCGGGTGAGGTCGACGCCGGGTGTGTGCCGGTGGAGAACTCGGTCGAAGGTGCCGTGACCGCCACGATGGACGCCATGGCGGAGGACGAGCCGCTGTACGCGGTCGGCGAGGCCGTCCTGCCCGTGCGGTTCTCGATCCTGACGCGTCCCGGTGTCAAGGCCGAGGACGTCAAGACCGTCGCCTCGCACCCGCACGCGCTCGCCCAGGTGCGGTACTGGATCGCCGACAACCTGCCCAACGCGGTCCCTGTCGCGACCACGTCGACAGCGGCGGCGGCCGTGCAGGTCAACGACGGTGAGTTCGACG
This window contains:
- a CDS encoding macro domain-containing protein, whose product is MTAESEASAERLSGSYSLELVLCAVEEPLALAWEAAARQRHGIRVHHGSVLEVPAQAVVSPANSYGWMRGGIDAVYAQVFPNIEQTVRSAVLAFHGGELPVGEALIVPTGVPMPSWLISAPTMREPGEPLPEDTVHPYLAARGVFWLWRDGYLDEGVLIRDVIRTVAVPGLGTGVGGVSPETCARQVMAAWDEVFAQG
- the coaA gene encoding type I pantothenate kinase, with product MARVRDLTPYVELHREQWQELRKSTPLPLSAGDLTRLRGLNDPVDLSEVAEVYLPLSRLINLQVQARQRLSDATATFLGESQKVPFIIGVAGSVAVGKSTTARVLRALLARWPDHPKVELVTTDGFLWPRAELLRRGIMHRKGFPESYDRRALLRFVSEIKSGAPEVRAPVYSHLLYDIVPGEEQVVRRPDILIVEGLNVLQPGPRLTVADLFDFSIFVDAHTEDVARWYVERFLTLRHTAFANPESHFHHYAALDDDEARREAMQLWTGINEPNLTQNILPTRPRATLVLRKGPDHNVCRVRLRKL